A portion of the Mycoplasma sp. (ex Biomphalaria glabrata) genome contains these proteins:
- a CDS encoding potassium transporter TrkG, which yields MTSTSSVFVTFNGFGEFILWFLVIFGGLGFMAIKVMIFFIIRKKLSIGDIDFIAEEKGLNKNGGSVKLIAISIFILLGINFLFGIALALHFHFDSYVMEYLKGPSMTSGQELHNNFWYALWVGIFSSTSAINNAGLDVFGNYSLEPFYRDYFLIICFIILIFIGGIGFPVYLDLYEKYHARKRGEIHIFSLFTKVTTSFYLGLLVFSLAAIFIIEVTAPNNYTFTVDSDWMNNPAFRGGDIPNQGVQVRDIFHDPNFSTTDKFFFVFFSLISARNAGFQNISPQRFMPGTKIILALNMWIGASPCSTGGGIRLTTFAIMLLTISSYWRQSSKITIYQRTISNSSVIKSIAVTSLSLVLILFVSLFLTSDITAVETQRQTTVPNGYHYTFLDSFFEACSAFGTTGLSSGLSSEDGLSVFSRIGLIFLMFIGQLTISGTILVGRKSLKPTSQYSFAEERLMIG from the coding sequence TTGACTTCAACAAGTTCTGTGTTTGTTACTTTCAATGGTTTCGGAGAATTTATATTATGATTTTTAGTCATATTTGGTGGATTAGGATTTATGGCTATAAAAGTTATGATTTTTTTCATTATTCGCAAAAAATTATCAATAGGAGATATTGATTTTATTGCAGAGGAAAAAGGATTAAATAAAAATGGTGGATCAGTTAAACTAATTGCTATTAGTATTTTTATTTTGTTGGGAATTAACTTTTTATTTGGAATAGCGTTAGCACTTCATTTTCATTTTGATTCATATGTAATGGAATATTTAAAGGGACCATCTATGACAAGTGGCCAAGAATTGCATAATAATTTTTGATATGCATTATGAGTTGGTATATTTTCATCAACAAGTGCTATTAATAATGCTGGATTGGATGTTTTTGGTAATTATTCGCTAGAACCCTTTTATAGAGATTATTTTTTAATTATTTGTTTTATTATTTTAATCTTTATTGGTGGAATAGGATTTCCAGTTTATTTGGATTTATATGAAAAATATCATGCTAGAAAAAGAGGAGAAATTCATATCTTTTCTTTATTTACAAAGGTAACTACATCATTTTACTTAGGATTACTAGTTTTTAGTTTAGCTGCTATTTTTATAATAGAAGTGACAGCGCCAAATAATTATACTTTTACAGTTGATAGTGATTGAATGAATAACCCAGCATTTCGTGGAGGAGATATTCCAAATCAAGGAGTTCAAGTTCGAGATATTTTCCACGATCCTAATTTTTCTACAACAGATAAATTTTTCTTTGTATTTTTTTCATTAATTAGTGCAAGAAATGCCGGTTTTCAAAACATTTCCCCTCAACGTTTCATGCCAGGAACAAAAATTATTTTAGCTTTAAATATGTGAATAGGAGCTTCGCCATGTTCAACAGGTGGAGGAATCCGTCTAACAACCTTTGCAATTATGTTATTAACAATTTCTTCATATTGAAGACAATCATCAAAAATTACAATTTATCAGCGAACAATTTCAAATTCCTCAGTAATTAAATCAATTGCCGTGACAAGTTTATCGCTAGTTTTAATTCTTTTTGTTTCGTTATTTTTGACGTCAGATATAACAGCAGTCGAAACACAACGACAGACTACTGTTCCTAATGGATATCATTACACTTTTCTAGATTCGTTTTTTGAAGCATGTAGTGCATTTGGAACGACCGGTTTATCGTCTGGATTGTCATCCGAAGACGGGTTATCGGTATTTTCACGTATAGGATTAATCTTTTTAATGTTTATTGGACAGTTAACAATTTCTGGAACTATTTTAGTTGGTAGAAAATCTTTAAAACCAACTTCACAATATAGTTTCGCAGAAGAACGTTTAATGATAGGATAA
- the gatB gene encoding Asp-tRNA(Asn)/Glu-tRNA(Gln) amidotransferase subunit GatB — MNNKYKINIGIEIHCTLNTLLKLFSPSINLSAILVHKELNKFIPKKPNTTISPLDLGYPGYMPIPNEEAVKKALMVCLILNAEIADALRFDRKHYFYPDLPKGYQITQFYNPIGVNGNLEITLENGIKKRISISKIILEEDTASMIHHGQNTKIDYNRAGNPLLEIVSSPDISNSYEAVEYIKELRRKLIFANISFARFELGQFRCDLNVSVSEKNSDKMGTRIEIKNLNSLANIKKAIDNEVKELTDLLESNKKIRQQTKRFDESTQKNKFMRFKETEIDYKYLRDPMFGLYKLNQIELRKHLVSLTNLVFEYFDRKKIDEMIELSNFRIFIETLEFLLNHNNIIFLPKLKEISQESCQNKISNQKEIDDCKKEIDDRYLFFTNFINQKLNQHLVNGLSGYRSKLIETKELDTNKIINRFEDYMRYIIWDIDYIDYLFEDKKNGKFANIDLLKNEIDKRFTLIISLINEDRFDELNNMLGLPPSYHKENSSHPEILDDKNALINESLNIINFEESIINNSISRMNLSEVLPEYKNRPDRVINGIFGQIMKNNKEHIEKINPASLKQRLQDKLNELVKKENK, encoded by the coding sequence ATGAATAATAAATACAAAATAAACATTGGGATTGAGATCCATTGTACTTTAAATACATTATTAAAATTATTTTCTCCATCTATCAATTTATCGGCAATATTGGTTCACAAAGAATTAAATAAATTTATCCCCAAAAAACCTAATACTACCATTAGCCCCTTAGATTTAGGATATCCAGGGTATATGCCTATTCCTAATGAAGAAGCGGTTAAAAAAGCATTAATGGTTTGCTTAATTTTAAATGCAGAAATAGCAGACGCATTAAGATTTGATCGAAAACATTATTTCTACCCTGATTTGCCAAAAGGTTATCAAATCACGCAATTTTATAATCCCATTGGTGTAAACGGTAATCTTGAAATTACATTAGAAAACGGAATAAAAAAAAGAATTAGTATTTCAAAAATAATTCTTGAAGAGGATACGGCTAGTATGATTCATCATGGTCAAAATACGAAGATAGATTATAATAGAGCCGGTAATCCATTATTAGAAATAGTTTCTTCACCCGATATTAGCAATAGTTATGAAGCTGTTGAGTACATTAAGGAATTGAGAAGAAAACTAATTTTTGCTAACATATCATTTGCTCGTTTTGAGTTAGGGCAGTTTCGTTGCGACCTAAACGTTTCAGTGAGTGAAAAAAATTCCGATAAAATGGGTACTAGAATTGAAATTAAAAATTTAAATTCTTTAGCAAATATTAAAAAAGCAATCGATAATGAAGTGAAAGAATTGACTGATTTATTAGAAAGTAATAAAAAAATTAGACAACAAACTAAGAGATTTGACGAATCTACTCAAAAAAATAAATTTATGAGGTTTAAAGAAACAGAAATAGATTATAAATATTTAAGAGATCCGATGTTTGGCTTGTATAAATTGAATCAAATCGAATTAAGAAAACATTTGGTTTCTTTAACTAATTTAGTTTTTGAATATTTTGATAGAAAAAAGATTGATGAAATGATAGAATTATCTAATTTTCGAATCTTTATTGAAACTCTTGAGTTTCTTTTAAACCACAACAATATAATTTTTTTACCTAAATTAAAAGAAATATCTCAGGAATCTTGTCAAAATAAAATAAGCAATCAAAAAGAAATTGACGATTGTAAAAAAGAAATTGACGATCGTTATTTATTTTTTACAAATTTTATTAATCAAAAATTAAATCAACACCTTGTTAATGGGCTATCAGGTTATCGTTCAAAACTAATAGAAACCAAAGAGTTAGATACAAATAAAATTATTAATCGTTTTGAGGATTACATGAGATATATCATTTGAGATATAGATTATATTGATTATTTGTTTGAGGATAAAAAGAATGGTAAATTTGCTAATATAGATTTGTTAAAAAATGAAATAGACAAACGATTTACACTAATTATAAGTTTGATTAATGAAGATCGATTTGATGAATTAAATAATATGTTAGGTCTTCCTCCTTCTTATCATAAAGAAAATTCTAGTCATCCAGAAATATTAGATGATAAAAATGCTCTTATTAATGAATCATTAAATATTATTAATTTTGAGGAATCAATAATTAATAACTCCATTTCTAGAATGAATTTAAGCGAAGTATTACCTGAATATAAAAATCGCCCAGATAGAGTTATAAATGGGATATTTGGACAAATAATGAAAAATAATAAAGAACACATTGAAAAAATAAATCCCGCATCTTTAAAGCAAAGATTGCAAGATAAATTAAATGAACTTGTTAAAAAAGAAAATAAATAA
- a CDS encoding potassium channel family protein codes for MTNDYCVIGLGKFGRGVLETLLLLKRNVIAIDLDKNKINEIAKKTRFAIALDATNYDALNETGVDTVHTVIVAVNDIESSILTCVNLKELGIKNIIAKAISDNHEKILRSVGVTQVVRPEIEIARQLAKRFVYGIDNKLDEFESEFTLIKLNLLNSRLEGKKIKDLNIRDQYNANIVYIKHKNKIMFPNPDSVLELGDGITCVVNNENARDLKNYIESLKK; via the coding sequence ATGACTAATGATTATTGTGTTATTGGATTAGGAAAATTTGGTCGCGGAGTTCTAGAAACATTACTACTTTTAAAAAGAAATGTAATCGCAATTGATTTAGATAAAAATAAAATAAACGAAATTGCTAAAAAAACTAGATTCGCTATTGCTTTAGATGCAACTAATTATGATGCGTTAAATGAAACAGGTGTTGATACTGTTCATACAGTGATTGTCGCTGTTAATGATATCGAATCAAGTATTTTAACATGCGTTAATTTAAAAGAATTAGGTATTAAAAATATTATTGCTAAAGCGATTTCAGATAATCATGAGAAAATATTAAGATCAGTTGGTGTAACGCAAGTTGTTCGACCAGAAATTGAAATTGCAAGACAATTAGCTAAACGTTTTGTTTATGGAATTGATAATAAACTAGATGAATTTGAATCGGAATTTACATTAATTAAATTAAATTTATTAAACTCTCGTTTAGAAGGTAAAAAAATTAAAGATCTAAATATTCGTGATCAATATAATGCAAATATTGTTTACATCAAACATAAAAATAAAATAATGTTCCCAAACCCAGATTCAGTTTTAGAACTTGGTGATGGAATTACATGCGTAGTTAATAATGAAAACGCAAGAGACTTAAAAAACTATATCGAATCTCTTAAAAAATAA
- a CDS encoding adenylosuccinate synthase, with translation MKKQNLCVVGMLWGDEGKGKIIDYLTDSFDNIVRSQGGDNAGHTIVVNNVKYKLRLLPSGILHSNKTVILGNGVVVNLDTLAYEIEILENLNNGTKLKISDRAHLVMPYHIAMDELYEEIKGAEKVGTTKRGIGPCYEDKISRIGIRVHDLFDKVKLEKKITFALKIKNQILKAFGKETFEVEPIVDKYFEQGKKIQKYVDNTGAYLEKNFKQEKNALFEGAQGVMLCIDHGTYPYVTSSSPTAASIALGNGIDYHNINNTLGVIKAYATRVGEGSFLTEEISEIGDTIREKGHEYGTVTKRPRRIGWLDLVVLRHSQRVSGVNLLSVALIDVLSGIKNIKICTHYTLDGVVINDFPADLKILEKCQPVYKTFAGWDDELTTVRKYKDLPKNCRTYLEYIAEQLNCELALVSCGPSREQTILVNKEW, from the coding sequence ATGAAAAAGCAAAATTTATGTGTCGTTGGAATGTTATGAGGAGATGAAGGTAAGGGTAAAATTATCGATTATTTAACTGATAGTTTTGATAATATTGTCCGTTCTCAAGGTGGTGACAATGCTGGTCACACAATTGTTGTAAACAATGTTAAATATAAACTACGTTTATTACCTTCTGGAATTCTACACAGCAATAAAACAGTTATCCTAGGTAATGGTGTTGTTGTTAATTTAGACACTCTAGCCTATGAAATCGAGATTTTAGAAAATTTAAACAATGGAACAAAACTAAAAATATCAGATCGAGCTCATTTAGTAATGCCATATCACATTGCAATGGATGAATTATATGAAGAAATAAAGGGTGCCGAAAAAGTAGGAACGACTAAACGTGGTATTGGACCATGTTATGAAGATAAAATCAGTCGTATTGGAATTCGCGTTCACGATTTATTCGACAAAGTGAAGTTAGAAAAGAAAATAACTTTTGCTTTGAAAATAAAAAACCAAATTTTAAAGGCATTTGGAAAAGAAACCTTCGAAGTTGAACCAATTGTTGATAAATATTTTGAGCAAGGTAAGAAAATACAAAAATATGTTGACAACACTGGAGCATACTTGGAGAAAAATTTTAAGCAAGAAAAAAATGCGTTGTTTGAAGGTGCTCAAGGAGTTATGCTGTGTATTGACCACGGAACATATCCATACGTTACATCATCATCACCAACCGCTGCTTCAATCGCGTTGGGTAACGGAATTGATTATCATAACATCAATAACACTTTAGGTGTTATTAAAGCTTATGCCACAAGAGTGGGTGAAGGTTCATTTTTAACTGAAGAAATTTCAGAAATAGGAGATACTATTCGTGAAAAAGGTCACGAGTATGGAACAGTGACAAAACGACCAAGAAGAATAGGATGACTAGATTTAGTTGTTTTAAGACATTCTCAAAGAGTTAGTGGTGTTAATTTATTATCAGTTGCACTAATAGATGTACTAAGTGGTATTAAAAATATTAAGATTTGTACACACTACACACTTGATGGTGTCGTTATTAACGACTTCCCAGCAGACTTAAAAATTTTAGAAAAATGTCAACCAGTTTATAAGACTTTTGCAGGATGAGATGATGAATTAACAACTGTTCGTAAATATAAAGATTTACCAAAAAATTGTAGAACATATTTAGAATACATTGCAGAACAATTAAATTGTGAATTAGCTTTAGTTTCATGTGGACCAAGTAGGGAACAAACTATTCTTGTAAATAAGGAGTGATAA
- the purB gene encoding adenylosuccinate lyase, whose product MIKRYSTPEMEQVWSEENKFSWWLKIEILVVKAFVEKGEIPQHDYDLICKKAKFDLKLMAELEEVVKHDVIAFTRSVSESLGPEKKWIHYGMTSSDLVDTANSCLIKQANEFIHKELWELLEVIKKMAIKYQLTPCIGRTHGMHAEITSFGYKFAGWYDMLMRAFKSFLTSRSIIETGMVSGAVGNYANIDPKIQEFVCEELHLSSSKISSQVLARDRHAQYLASLALIASTLETICTEIRHLQRTEVGECEEGFSEGQKGSSAMPHKRNPIGSENICGIARLIRGYMVTIFENVALWHERDISHSSNERVIIPDATTVLHYAIRRTKSILSNLVVNESRMLENIFMSSSVIFSQKIMLKLIDKGWSREQAYDFIQPIAMKAYKNKLDFKQLLLDNNIPLSQAELSTCFSLSAFLDNIPVVYKRLGIA is encoded by the coding sequence ATGATTAAGCGCTATTCTACGCCTGAAATGGAACAAGTTTGAAGTGAAGAAAATAAATTTAGTTGATGATTAAAAATTGAAATTTTAGTTGTTAAAGCATTTGTGGAAAAGGGAGAAATTCCACAACACGATTACGACTTAATTTGTAAAAAAGCAAAATTTGATTTAAAACTAATGGCTGAATTAGAAGAGGTTGTAAAGCACGATGTTATTGCCTTCACGCGAAGTGTAAGTGAATCTTTAGGACCGGAAAAAAAGTGAATTCATTATGGAATGACTTCATCTGATCTTGTCGATACAGCTAATTCTTGTCTAATCAAGCAAGCAAATGAATTTATACATAAGGAATTATGAGAATTATTAGAAGTCATCAAAAAAATGGCAATTAAATATCAATTGACACCATGTATAGGTAGAACACATGGAATGCATGCTGAAATAACTAGTTTTGGTTATAAATTTGCAGGTTGATACGATATGTTGATGCGCGCATTTAAATCATTTTTAACTTCTCGCTCAATTATTGAAACAGGAATGGTGTCGGGTGCAGTAGGTAATTACGCTAACATCGATCCAAAAATTCAGGAATTTGTTTGTGAAGAATTACATTTAAGTTCTTCGAAAATTTCATCTCAAGTTTTAGCAAGAGATCGTCATGCACAATATTTAGCTTCATTAGCATTAATAGCATCTACTTTAGAAACTATATGTACTGAAATTCGTCATCTCCAAAGAACAGAAGTTGGGGAATGCGAGGAAGGATTTAGTGAAGGACAAAAGGGTTCATCAGCTATGCCACACAAACGTAATCCAATTGGTTCTGAAAATATTTGTGGAATTGCTCGTTTGATTCGTGGTTACATGGTAACAATATTTGAAAACGTTGCACTATGACACGAGAGAGATATTTCCCATTCATCAAATGAGCGCGTTATCATTCCTGATGCTACAACAGTATTACATTACGCTATTAGAAGAACTAAGAGCATTTTATCTAACTTAGTTGTTAACGAGTCTAGAATGCTTGAAAATATTTTTATGTCAAGTTCAGTGATTTTTTCCCAAAAAATTATGTTAAAACTAATTGACAAGGGTTGATCAAGAGAACAAGCATACGACTTCATCCAACCAATTGCTATGAAAGCTTATAAAAATAAATTAGATTTTAAACAATTATTGCTAGATAATAATATCCCACTATCACAAGCAGAATTATCAACCTGT